Proteins encoded together in one Telopea speciosissima isolate NSW1024214 ecotype Mountain lineage chromosome 4, Tspe_v1, whole genome shotgun sequence window:
- the LOC122659236 gene encoding uncharacterized protein LOC122659236 yields the protein MRFNKKGKLSQRYIGPYEILAKIGSVAYWLALPSSLDGVHDVFHVSMLRKYVHDPSHVLSQEPPELAADMSYKEQPEKILDSKVVNLRNRPINYVKVKWCNHTEEEASWEAEVEMRAKYPSLGFLQNSTAVYAGELFSLVVKPSHKIIDQFTSLPMEERFLNR from the exons ATGCggttcaacaagaagggaaagTTAAGCCAGAGATATATTGGGCCCTATGAGATTCTTGCGAAGATTGGATCGGTGGCTTATTGGTTGGCGCTTCCATCATCTTTGGATGGCGTGCATGATGTCTTCCACGTGTCTATGCTACGAAAGTATGTACATGACCCCAGTCATGTTCTATCTCAGGAACCACCAGAGCTGGCAGCAGATATGTCATATAAAGAACAGCCTGAgaagattttggacagcaaggtGGTGAATCTCCGCAATAGACCTATtaattatgtgaaggtgaagtggtgcaaccacacagaagaagaagcctcttGGGAAGCCGAGGTGGAAATGCGAgcaaagtacccttcccttggattcctGCAAA ATTCTACTGCTGTGTACGCTGGCGAGCTATTTTCCCTTGTGGTCAAACCaagccacaagatcattgaccagttcacgAGCCTGCctatggaggagaggttccttaaccggtag
- the LOC122659237 gene encoding uncharacterized protein LOC122659237: MVNTRNRNRSPPREDAANTPPIIPPLRPAANEVPGTQVNRNPPPPPPAALPIRNVIPEWADASKLSEKFQKHPPPTFYKLIHDSMFPATWIRDPERIFEVLPCSDLEKIQYATFQLRGDADAWWRSSKEHFWVKYPNVTWDQFKEAFLENYFLRNFLEKKEIEFMCLSQGSKSIFEYQQIFEEYFYFTPTHLKTDDVKVRRFERGLRASLSTSVVQHKYPTYAEVVEAAKLIKDQQRENNRAIQAGKRPMSSHNSRGPNKFQRRGAYTHVAPIQSRRPDAAQVPKATSAPYYGTQTLVCYNYKESGHMAKDCPQPRQPGPWPVMTSRASQAKTAIRPLVPPPTSKTQGRVYSVTHEEAQSDLGVIIGIVLNHLSKISYVEFIMLGYSLLSGMISVCSLPAYVLFDLGALHSFVSPSFAEKLPIELASMEQKLIVSTLT, translated from the exons atggtcaatactcgcaaccggaatcgttcccctcctagggaaGACGCCG CTAACACCCCTCCTATCATCCCTCCTCTTAGGCCGGCTGCAAATGAAGTTCCTGGAACACAAGTGAACCGAAATCCACCTCCTCCCCCTCCGGCTGCCTTACCGATCAGAAATGTGATACCGGAATGGGCTGATGCCTCCAAACTTTCTGAGAAGTTTCAAAAGCATCCTCCTCCTACTTTTTACAAGTTGATCCATGACTCCATGTTCCCGGCTACTTGGATACGGGACCCCGAAAGGATCTTTGAGGTGCTACCGTGTAGTGATCTCGAGAAGATTCAATATGCTACCTTCCAACTCCGAGGTGACGCTGATGCTTGGTGGCGTTCCTCGAAGGAGCATTTCTGGGTCAAATACCCCAATGTAACTTGGGATCAATTTAAGGAAGCTTTTCTTGAGAACTACTTCCTAAGAAATTTtctagagaagaaagagattgaatTCATGTGCCTCAGTCAGGGATCCAAGTCGATCTTTGAATATCAACAAAtctttgaggagtatttctaCTTTACTCCGACACACTTGAAAACTGACGACGTGAAGGTAAGAAGGTTTGAAAGAGGGCTTAGAGCCAGCCTGAGTACATCTGTGGTACAACACAagtaccccacctatgcagAAGTGGTTGAAGCTGCCAAGTTGATAAAAGATCAGCAGAGGGAAAATAATAGGGCCATACAAGCAGGCAAGAGGCCAATGTCATCTCATAACTCTAGGGGACCCAACAAGTTCCAGAGGAGAGGGGCTTACACCCATGTAGCTCCAATTCAGTCCCGTAGACCCGATGCGGCTCAAGTGCCTAAAGCTACATCTGCTCCTTATTACGGGACCCAGACTCTTGTTTGTTACAACTACAAGGAGtctggccatatggccaaggatTGTCCACAACCGCGACAACCAGGTCCATGGCCAGTTATGACTTCCAGGGCATCCCAGGCCAAGACTGCTATTCGTCCACTTGTTCCTCCTCCAACAAGCAAGACTCAGGGGCGAGTTTATTCTGTTACTCATGAAGAAGCCCAGTCTGACCTTGGCGTCATCATAGGTATTGTACTCAACCaccttagtaaaatttcttatGTTGAGTTTATCATGCTTGGCTATTCGTTGTTATCAGGCATGATTTCTGTGTGCTCCTTACCTGCATATGTGTTATTTGACTTGGGGGCGTTACACTCCTTTGTATCTCCCTCCTTTGCCGAGAAATTACCAATTGAACTGGCCAGTATGGAGCAAAAGTTAATAGTCAGTACACTGACTTGA